The Papio anubis isolate 15944 chromosome 1, Panubis1.0, whole genome shotgun sequence genome window below encodes:
- the KISS1 gene encoding LOW QUALITY PROTEIN: metastasis-suppressor KiSS-1 (The sequence of the model RefSeq protein was modified relative to this genomic sequence to represent the inferred CDS: deleted 2 bases in 1 codon), with translation MNSLVSWQLLLFLCATHFGEPLEKVASVENSRPTGQQLESLDLLAPWEQSLPCTERKPAATARLSRRGASLSSPPESSGSPQRRGLSAPSSRQIPAPQGAVLVQREKDLPNYNWNSFGLRFGKREATPGSQGRGAGRG, from the exons ATGAACTCACTGGTTTCTTGGCAGCTACTGCTTTTCCTCTGTGCCACCCACTTTGGGGAGCCATTAGAAAAGGTGGCCTCTGTGGAGAATTCTAGACCCACAG GCCAGCAGCTGGAATCCCTGGACCTCTTGGCCCCCTGGGAGCAGAGCCTGCCGTGCACCGAGAGGAAGCCGGCTGCTACTGCCAGGCTGAGCCGTCGGGGGGCCTCGCTGTCCTCGCCCCCTGAGAGCTCCGGGAGCCCCCAGCGGCGCGGCCTGTCCGCCCCCAGCAGCCGCCAGATCCCCGCACCCCAGGGCGCGGTGCTGGTGCAGCGGGAGAAGGACCTACCGAACTACAACTGGAACTCCTTCGGCCTGCGCTTCGGCAAGCGGGAGGCG ACCCCCGGGAGCCAAGGCAGAGGCGCTGGGCGGGGCTGA